In Mangifera indica cultivar Alphonso unplaced genomic scaffold, CATAS_Mindica_2.1 Un_0071, whole genome shotgun sequence, the DNA window GGTATGTAACTATATATGTTTGTTTACTTCGGtctgtatatattaattaatataaatttctagTGCTATCCATTAGcttattaatcatatttttgttcattgaTATGGATTTACTTGTAGTTTTCCAAGCACTTCGAATGTTGTTAACACCTTTTAAATTAAACCCGATCAATTTCAATTCCTAGCCAGTCATTTATTTCCAAAACACTTTTTTCATCAAGTGAGCTGAAGAGAGTGCTACTCAGACCAAGCAGCACTATACTTACGTTGTTTTGCCATATGCCTTCCCTATCTCACTTGAGACAGTATCACTCAACTTAGTACAAAAACCGGAAACAAATCTGAGCTGCCGAAGCCGATAAAATGCCTTTCCCCCTACTCCATATATTGAGAGAACCTCTTCTTCCTTTCCTCTTTTCAGCAACCCTTGTACTTCCTTTTGAGCCATTTTTACTTTTGTTGCTGCAGTACCCTGAGAGACATAAAAAGACCACTCAGCCCATACATAAAGGCATGTAAAAGAGCAGAAACATGGCAATCCTAACAATAAAACTTATGATTGGAAGAAAAAAGAACCATAAAATCTCTACAATTCTGATGCTTGAACAGTGTTATACAATTATACTCCTCAATTTTCAACTTTCAGAAAGCCTATTACTCCTAACACAACACTATGTTATCACAACAAATGTAAAGCTGTAAAAAACCTTCCATGTTACAATTGCGTGTTTGACCACACATCATTTCATTACAAATCATCGTCTAGTACCAGTAACAACAGTCTTTCACAAAGTATATCAGCAGTCAAGTATTAAAGCCAATACCTGTACATATACTTATGAACAATGGCATATCATAActattctaatttttataacagtagaacatttttttatataatttctagtgaatcaaattcaaatcgaacagATTAAAACATACTAATATAAGCTATCATAGAATAAATAGATCAAGTACTCTAACTTCCCTCGTTAGTCAAAAACCAGAAGAACATACAAGTGTATACATAGGTTTAAACTTACGATAACGAAAAATGTAGCTACAAGAAGAAATCCGTAGGGTCCAAAAGCGCGCCACGTAAGAGTGCCGAGGAAGAACGCGGCGGCAATTCCTGAAGTAGACAAACCAGAAAGCAAAATCGGAGAGCCTAAGACGAAGATCACGATGTTACTGAGCAAAGCAGACTGCCACGTGGGAGCATCTGATTGCATCAGGCTCATGGCCTCCGATACCGCTCCCTGTATCGATGGAACAGCATCAGCTCTCCGAATTGACAACATTTTACTGTGATTTAAGTTGTAGTTAAAGTTAGTGTATTTACAATTGAGAATATTGAATTTGGATTTGCCGACTTTTTGGAGTAAATTTGAGTCTCGGAACAGTACAGAAGGAACCGGCGGAGATTTGATGACATTTACTGGTTCAGATTTTTGGGTTGGGGGGTCTGAATTTGTCTCGGGTTGCATTCAAAATACCCGGTTTAATTTGTTTAAGAGATCTATCCGAAGTCCGAACAAGATCAATTTTAAGATCGGTTCAAGTTTAAAACAGTTAATtcgaaattaataaattaaaattgaaataaataaattccaaTGATAAAATATCACATGTTTTTTTGTTGTGTTCTTTCTTTGTGCATCTTCTTCTAATAGTCTTTGTATTCCATTGATAAATATGTCTGTGGGTCGGATTGGACCATGTCATAACCTACTTTGGTGTAGCCGGTAAGTTCACGGGTTGTGTCAGGCCGAAACTGATGAAATTACAGACCATGTTAGCCTGTTGAAAAGCAAAATCCAGGGTACAAGCATAACCTCCTGAATCGTGCCTCTGTGAGCCGTTTTACAAGATCGCCCGCATGCTTTTTGGTCAACCCaccaaaaattaattgtttatatattattgtttgtgggTTGGTTCATGACCCTTTCCCATGGGCCCTATACAGTGGGCTTTAATAGTCGCTCTTGACACAACACGCAGTTTTACGAGCCACGTGTACTCATCCCCTTctattaaagtaaataatattttatatatatatatatatatatatatatatggtatatataatttaaatatataaataatgtattattatatggttgagtattattttatttttaatttaaaattatttaattatataataatatattatttatatatctaaattatacactaaaaatatatacgcGTAATTTTATTGTAAGTGAATAAGTGTTTTCTCGATTGTAAACAAACAAATATCCTTAGTTTCCtatttcaattatgaaaattatgAGACATGTTGGAAAGATTTTCTATGTTTAGCTAATACTTAATTCTCAATCATGTATGATAAAAACAGAAATATTTCTGAatttcaaatcttatatttcactatttttataatttaatttctagTGTTTCATGAAGAGACAAGAATTGCATATAAAATCTCATTCCAAGTATCAGGAACACCAGCAAGACACCAATGGCCACAGTCATTCTGGCCAACAGGTCCATACACAGAAGGATGCCCATCTTTTCTCAACTGGGATAGCGTTGTTACATCCAGCAAACTCACCGGCTTCGACATTTTGCTCAAAACATCCTTCACTATGGCCACCGCAGGCAGCGGACCTGCCGGATATGTCGAACCACTTATGGGCTGAGTTTGGTGCTTGCAGCTTGCTGAGGTCCCTTCATTCCACTCTTGCCCACTGTCATAACCCAATGACATGAAAAGAGTgacacatcatatatatatatatatatatattaatttatatactaaaaaataggTACGTATAACATTACTTGTTAACTATTAAAGTACTTATTTGTAATGGGTAGGAGAAATGCCCTGATAGAAAACTTTGGTGATGGAAGGATTAATGGAAGAGTCAACCCATTTTGACCAAGTAGTGAGTCCCTTTCTGAGTGCAACCAATCATCCATATCTTTCTGAATGTTATTCCCTTCTTGAATATAGTCTCATCTGTCACAccaatttatatagataaattaataaaatttgtttatatatatagttttattcttactCGGAGAGATAGATTACGTACTTTTGTAGGGTTCCTGTATGAAGCCACCAGTAATAAGTGTTGAAGATGAGCATGTCATATCCTTTCCATGCAGCGCCATTTTTAATTGAGTCGAGCTTCAGAACCCTCCCAATTTTTTCAGTCACTAAATCTACTAGAAATggtttaaaatctaattttattgaaatgtcaTAGTCCTGCAAGTTTCATCAATACATTTGTTTAGATATCATCActcaaatatatcatattattcataaattttaaataaaaaattcctcatataaacaattatatataaaatattaaccaCAATTAGATTATGAAATATAGTTAAGTCGATTatgaataaatcatataataggtttaaattttttccCATCAGCAAGCATGTATATAATATAGAGTATacacaatattttcaaaactagatCGAACATCAACCTAGTGGAGAGGACAATTCATTCTAACTAATGGTCAGATCGATTAGTTgctcaaaaataatattatataatttatcattaaatatacaatataacttattttaatatcaaaataagtttagataaataaaatcatatttgtttcaggttttataataaaattttgaaaaaaattaattttttacgtTAATAAGgtcaaactaattttttgaCCCACTCTAATGAGATGATTTAAATGGATTAAACCCCAAATCAATTTGCTCTAATTCAGTTTACctgtaaaaattgtttttaagtaAATCGAAATCGGTTTGActaatatatgattaaactAATTAGatcaattgatttaatttaatttttaaaaccatgagtATACGTACCGGTAAAGTGAAAGTAGCGAGACCATTTTGTACACCAAGTGTGTAATTTGACTGAGGTACTGAAGCATAAAGCATGCAATTGAGCGACTGCCATTGATTCCTGCTCAGAGAGTCCCCCACGAACAGTATTTTCTTCCCTTTAAACCTCCTCACAAAATCTTGGCCATCGAATCTGCActacaattattattatgacatcaaagaattttaatttgcaTGTAAAATCAGTGATggattcaaaaatataatccaagggttaaaattgaatgaaagaaaaataataagagatcgatcaagaaattaaaaaattcaagaaaaataatataaaattttaaaaattatttttatatttttaatatgttaaattagcaattttttatacaaaaaagtaacttaaaattttcaaacctaaaggAGTCAGGTAACTTTTCTTAACCCCCAGTAAAATTGTgcaagaaaatatgataaaataagagCACCTTGGCAATGAACAAGAGGTGGGCTTCCATTTATATTTGAGATAGAGGTTATCCGGCCGACCATTTTTCTGGCAATCAAATTTTTTCTCGATGAAAGGGCATGTTGACGTACTGTAAAGAGGATAAGATTCATCAGAAACCCAACTTCCTTGGAAGAAATCACAGCCGCCCACTTGATCAAAACCTGATGAAATAgtgaaaacaaaagcaaaagaaatgATAAAGAGAAAGGTGTAAATGTGATAGCCATTTTTTCCCATTTTGTGATGATTTCTGGGTTTGCTTCAGGACAATGAGATGATTCTTTAttgtattttaacatttttctaagTGGGAAATCTTTTTCTTCAAAGGAAAGCCTTCCTTTCTATTCatttttcagttattttttttccttttttcttgtaGTTTTACTAATGAATTTGGACAATTAAATTGCTTAAGGAAAGGTCCTACATATTTGGAGAATTCCCACTGTCTGTTGATTAAATTGGTCAGCCAACTGTATCTTGGTTCTTGGTTTCCTCGGTCATTGGCCTTAGTTTAGGAAATAGTTTATATGTAACCATAATACGTTCCACTGAAAAATATAGAACAATTTCATTACATTTAAGTTTTCATTCAtctttgtaatataaaaaaagtagtattatatgaacaaataaattatataatcttgtacataaataagggtattttacaatatgattagatagttttaaattataaataaaataatattcaatcacataatgatatattatcgtttgtatataaagttatacatattatttatataaataattttattgatttgaaaaacaCATTTCAGACTTATAATACGTTCAATTGAATATTGAAATggcaaaaataattattaatacttgagatagagaaggaaaaaatattattaagtggTAATTGGAAACTAGAATACCATCAATAAAGGATCTTTAGATCTTCAATAGTAGCACATGTTtcttttatgataataataataataaagccaaaggacttattctcatccaacTTTTGATGTGTTTCCAAAGTTTTATTTacgagtttttaaaaatttaaacatttattaatgaattattaactttaaccaaAACCATTAGTTagaaggataaaatcattattttatcattaaaccttaaaatttaagagtttatataattttctctcaataatttaaaaattagcaattttttcttcacccaaaaatttgaatatttcaCTTTTCCCCTTAAAGTTTTTCCTTCATTCTCCGATGATGAAAATCTATTGCCACTGATAGTTGGTCATCCCTATATCTTCTTCTTCGACTGTCGGCCTTCCCATCAGAGGAGGTTTGTCAgacaaagataattttatctcttataacTAACGATTTTGGTTAAAGTTAATAACTCATAGGTgggtttttagatttttgaaactcCATGGGTGAAACTTCTGATGCGCATCATaacttgggtggaaacaagttctttggcctaataataatagtaaGCAATGGCTTGCCCTTTGTTGGGcttgagaaattaaataaagctACTCAAATCATGGGTTTGGATTGATTGAGAAAATAACTTGGGCCCCAAAATGGACTTTCTATTACCTCATGACCACAAAATATTAACAATGGATCAACTCACAGAATATTTTTGTCTTGTGAATTTATATGATagacttattaaaaaattagggttCCCTTTCCAGATGTGCACTCTTTGTTTAAATTAGTACAACATTACGTAAGAGAAGAGGTACATATCATGGTTTTAAAATCCAGACTGAGATGGTTTGAACACCATTTAGTTTTTTAACCGCTTTGACTTGCGGTTAGACTGATGATTTTGCATTGGTTGACAAGTTAAAGCCTAGTCAAAGGATAGTTCCATGAACAGTGCAAACaaatagatataattaaaatttaataaaaaaagttaaaacaataAAGTTCCATCGAAAGAAATGGAAACATGAAATGTCAAAGTTGCAGACTCGAAAATCCCTAATTCTAGAATTCTAAAACCTAGCTTGACAGATGCTCTAAGCCAATTTCTAAATCTTCAATCCTCCATGCCTTCTTCCTTCAACTAATAAACTTTTTCTAAGTTCTGGTTCCAAATTCTAGTGGTGAGGATTGATAATGACAATGATGAGTGATGATAGAAGATTATTTGATACAATGATGTTGAGAGCTTGAGACTTTGCTTGATGACTGACGATGTTGGTGACAAGTATAGCACCTTCGGTGGCTTCGATTGATTTTAGGTGTTGATTCTAACGATAGTTACAAGGTTAGCCACTAACTATTGAGTTTTTCTTTAGACTTTCTCATAGACGATTTAAAAGCCtaagttaattatataaagagTAAATCACCTTGTGTCATATTAAGAGATTAAAAGTTTGAGGTCAAAGTATATTAACCCAAAAGTTAAGGGTGGAATGAAATTGTGTAAATTAGGGTTATGAGATGTATTATATAAAGTGAGACCATTCTTATTACCCACAAATAAGCTAGTCATTTTTGataagaaaagagagaaaattttgtCTCTTCTAAATTCACGCACACATTCATTCAGTCACATAAATTAGTGATTCTGAGACTCTCTAATACCTTTCTAATAAGTGGTAGTGTTGTAACGCCTTTGTAGACAATGAGGCTTCGTTAGTTTGGCGAAGGAAGTGAAAACCAGTTTGCAACAAAATATGCATGGTGAATATAGGTctccaaatttatatttaattgcatATATAATGATCCCTTAATTTTATGGTCGTTTATGGTGATCTCTTTGCTCAAAATGCTGATGCTTTTGTTGTTCTCTTGTGTATTTATTAAGATCACAACCCTTTCATGATATCCAAAAAAGTGTTTCCTATTACTCCCTTACATgttgacaaattttatatattctcacatttttctcttttatgaactacttttatctttaaaatcatATGTTTATAGAACAATGAATATATACAATTTCAA includes these proteins:
- the LOC123207315 gene encoding protein VTE6, chloroplastic-like — protein: MQPETNSDPPTQKSEPVNVIKSPPVPSVLFRDSNLLQKVGKSKFNILNCKYTNFNYNLNHSKMLSIRRADAVPSIQGAVSEAMSLMQSDAPTWQSALLSNIVIFVLGSPILLSGLSTSGIAAAFFLGTLTWRAFGPYGFLLVATFFVIGTAATKVKMAQKEVQGLLKRGKEEEVLSIYGVGGKAFYRLRQLRFVSGFCTKLSDTVSSEIGKAYGKTT